The Cryptococcus deuterogattii R265 chromosome 6, complete sequence genomic sequence TCTACCGGGTAAGTCAAAGTATCTGCCGAAATTACGCTGATTGCTCGTGTAAAGCTGGATCGTGTCATTTATCGCGGTCCATCTGATCGGTGCCGTCACTGTGTGCTTGAATTGCTGGGTGTAAGTTTTGAGACTCAAGGAAATGATGGCTGGCCTCATCCCTTCTACAGTCCCAGAGAGCAGATGGTGTACTCAATAAAGATGGTCGAGCCGAGTTTGGTACTTCTGGACGAAGAACGCGCGGAGATCCTAGGCCCATTTACCCATGTCAAGGAAACTGGCCTTCCTCCTGTGAGTATGAGTCACAAAACCTACACCTTTGGCCAGATAGATGAAGTGAAGGCTAATCAAACTTTAGATGTTCTGTTGGGCAGAATCAGGTCACTTGCCTTCTGTTGTGGAAATTTATAGCACTCCAAACAACCAAGGAACAAAAGAGATTTTGGATGGCGCCGGTCTCGATGGACTTGGACCGGAAAGCGACGCTGTCATTTTCTATTCCTCTGGGTGAGTATACTCAGTGCTTTCCACATTCAACgctcatctctttttcccatACAGGACGAGTGGCTTCCCCAAAGCTGTTCTGAGTACTCAGCGGATGGCCTTGTCCAACGCGATATCTGGCATGGTCGGTATGTATTGGTTCCATCTCAACAGCCAAGTGGCCGGTCTGATAACATCGCAATAGCCACTGCCCGAGCACTCCTTCGCGCCGGCCTTCCTCTCCCGCAGCCGCCCAAGCCGACTGACCCCCAACGAGTCGTCCTCCTTTCAatccctcttttccacGTTACTGGATGTCTTTCCTGGCTTCTCCGTGCGATCACTAATGGCTCAAAATTTGTCATCTCTGTGAAGTGGGATGTCAAGGAAGCTGTGAGGCTGAttgttgaggaaggagttCATACCGTGGGAGGGTGAGTCTTGAATCCATTTGACCAGAATGTCATGAGCTGACTGCGCATCAGTGTACCGGCTGTTGCCAGTCAGATTTTGCAGTCGCCTGATCTACCCGATAACATTGCCCTCGATAGTATCTTTTATGGAGGTGCGCCTCCTAGCAAGCATATGGCCAGTGAAGTGAGGAAACGATGGCCCAAGGCAGCTGTGTAAGTCGACTTTGTTCCTGGTACAGCAAGGCTGATCAATTTCTAGCGTCCAAGGATACGGTTTGACAGAAACAAACGCTGTTGCTTGCGCCGTCTCTGGTGCTGACTATCTTTCACGTCCTGACAGCACGTATGTCTGTTCTGTGTTGCAATCAATTGTGATAAACTCATGAAGACATTATTCTCAGTGGCCCCCCTGTTCCAGTTTGCGAAATCCGCATTGTGGATCCCGATACTCGAAAACCATTACCCACAGGCCAGCAGGGACTCATTCTGATCAAAGGCGCACAGGTCATGAAGTGTTATTACGGGAATGAGGGTAAGTTTGGAATGATTTTCGATGGCATGTCATTAAACTATATTGATTATGTAGAGGCCACGAGGCAAGCcattgatgaggagggttGGTTTGATACAGGTGATGCTGGATatttggatgaggaagggtTCTTATTCATTAAAGATCGCTGTAAGCATGCATTTGCACGAGCAAGAACATCATTACTAATGTCCAAACCAGTGAAGGATCTTATTATCCGTGGCGGCGAGAATGTGAGTACAGCAGTGGCATTGGAATAGTAATTCGCTGATGATCCAAATCATCACAGATCGCATCAATGGACGTCGAAAACGCCCTTACCTCTCATCCCCATATTGATGAAGTCGCAGCAATCGCCCTTCCACATCCAATCCTTGGCGAGGTTGTGGGTGCGGCAGTCACGCTTCGCGAGTCTGCAAAGGCAAGAGGAGTAAAGGTGACGGAAGAAAGTATATTGGGACATGTCAGAAGCAAATTGCCGAAACATGCCGTGCCTGTCATGGTGATGATTTGGGAAGAGGCTCTGCGTGAGTGGATGGTTCAGGGTAGAAGACAAGAGTGATAGGGCTGATGACATCCCCAACAGCGAAAAATGTGAATGGTAAAAccatgaagaaggaaatcaaAAGTGTAGCCGTCCAAGAATGGGAACGACGGCAAGGTATGAACAGCGGAAGAGCGAAAGGGAAGCTTTAATCTTTTGAGGATCTACAGTCATCATATCTTGGGTATTGTGAAACTAGTCTgc encodes the following:
- a CDS encoding long-chain fatty acid CoA ligase — translated: MKKQLTIAECDSILTGPGSPMETEEKMIFGRRLTVWKHLPSTFRDFLIFNLQKYSQREFISSPLPPREPFKSSETLTGKVDPREHLTFGDVLDRSLKLAAWMRSRGVRVGDRVVIGGKNSTGWIVSFIAVHLIGAVTVCLNCWVPREQMVYSIKMVEPSLVLLDEERAEILGPFTHVKETGLPPMFCWAESGHLPSVVEIYSTPNNQGTKEILDGAGLDGLGPESDAVIFYSSGTSGFPKAVLSTQRMALSNAISGMVATARALLRAGLPLPQPPKPTDPQRVVLLSIPLFHVTGCLSWLLRAITNGSKFVISVKWDVKEAVRLIVEEGVHTVGGVPAVASQILQSPDLPDNIALDSIFYGGAPPSKHMASEVRKRWPKAAVVQGYGLTETNAVACAVSGADYLSRPDSTGPPVPVCEIRIVDPDTRKPLPTGQQGLILIKGAQVMKCYYGNEEATRQAIDEEGWFDTGDAGYLDEEGFLFIKDRLKDLIIRGGENIASMDVENALTSHPHIDEVAAIALPHPILGEVVGAAVTLRESAKARGVKVTEESILGHVRSKLPKHAVPVMVMIWEEALPKNVNGKTMKKEIKSVAVQEWERRQGMNSGRAKGKL